The genomic region GGAAAGTTTAGTGATGATATACAGGCTATTAAGTCAAGAGATACGATCACTACTTTTATTGATCAGGTGATCGAGAACTACCCTGTAGATGCGTCGAAGATCAATTTATTAGGTTTTAGCCAGGGAAGTATTCTAAGTTATGCTGTGGCATTAACCTATCCGGAAAAAGTCGATAATGTAATTGCTCTTAGCGGTTATATTAATAAAGAAATATTTGGGCAGGATTACCTTAAGAATGATCTTAGTCAGCTATCTTTTTACTGCTCACATGGATCTGCAGATCAGGTGATTCCGGTAGACTGGGCTCGCAGAACAAAACCATTCTTGGAAAATCTTGGCGTAGATTTTACTTATTCTGAATTTCCTGTCGGACATGGGGTTGCTCCTCAGAATTTCTTTGAACTAAAGGAATGGCTTAAGAAAAAACTCTAATATTTAGGATAAAGGAATGACTTCTCAGTATTGAAAACCGGAGTACCGTCCTCCTGAATAGTGTAGGTTAAGAAGACTTCACCCCAGTAAGATCCATCGGTAAAGTCGGCAATGATCCATTTGTGGTTAAGCACTTTTATCTTGTTGATCCTCATAGAACCTTCCATACCGGCATGTGGAACCAGAGGATTATCATTTGAAGCACTATTCTGCGAAATGATCGCATCCTCGATTCTCGTAATAAGGCCTTTGGTCTCTACTCCATTATTCTGAAAGTAAGTGATCGCATCTTCATTATCCTCCAGATTGAAGTAATCTTCTGAAGTTGCTACAGACAATTGATCCTGATTGAGTTCTACTTCAGATAGCTTATTCTCGAGCTGCTCGATCTTTTCCTGTTTTGAATCCAGAATTCTTTTATCATTTACATAGATGAATATGCAGAATAATAAAGCGAAAATGAATAGATACATTAGAATTTTGCTGCGCATGCTAAATTTCAATTTTTAAGTTATCATATGCAAGATGGACATTTTCAGGTAGCTCCTCCTCTACTTCTGCGTGAAATCCAAGCATATGACTAATATGTGTAAAATATGTTCTTTCCGGCTTCACCATTTTTACAAATTCAAGCGCTTCTTCCAGATTAAAATGTGAATGATGTGGTTCTCTTCTTAAAGCGCTTACTACCAGAACTTTTAAATTTTTCAGTTTCGCGATCTCTTCTTCGGTAATTGTCTTTATATCTGTGAGATAGGCAAAGTCACCCATTCTGTATCCAAAGACCTGTAATTTATTGTGCTTAAAATCTACAGGCAGAACATTCAAGCCCTCGAATTGAAACTCCTCATTACGCACTACGTTTTCAATAACTGCGGGAGCTCCAGGATATCGATCTTCCGAGGTAAAAATATAATCGAATTTTCTCCTTAGGGAATTCAAAACTCTTTCATGAGCAAAAATAGGAATGTCACCCTGCCGAAAGAAGTATGGTCTTATATCATCCAGACCGGCAGTATGGTCATTGTGTTCATGTGTATAAAAAATAGCATCCAGTTTTTTTACATTATTGGCGAGCATCTGCTGTCTGAAATCCGGCCCACAGTCAATCAATATATTCTTTCCTTTCCAGTTTACCAGTACAGAGACCCGAAGCCTTTTATCACGAGGATCATCGCTGTAGCAAACCGGGTGATCTACACCAATTATAGGTATGCCTTGTGATGTTCCAGTACCTAAGAATGTAACTTCCAAATGCTGTTATTTTTGACACAAAAGTAAATATATTTTTTTGTATGCCTACCGCTTTTAGTACTTTTGAAGTACGCAATTAACAATGCTTACCTAAACAATAAAATATGCCAATTACCATAATGGGCGATAAGGAATTTGAAAATGTTCCTTCTATTAATAGTAAGGCCCTGCGTATCAATCTTAACGAAAATATCTACGGAACTTTTTCTGAAATTGGTGCCGGGCAGGAAACAGTGCGAAACTTCTTTCGAGCTGGAGGTGCATCTGGAACCATCGCAAAGGCAATGAGTGCCTACGATAAGGATTTTAGTGACGCAATTTACGGAGTTGAAGATGACAGGCGATATGTTACTGAAGCAAGGCTGAAGAAAATGTTATCTCACGAAACCCATCTTATCGAAGAGCGTATTTCTCGTGAAAAGCATCCAAACAAATTATTCTTTACTTACGCCAATACTGTAGCTACCATAGATTTCGCGAAGAAATACAAAGGTCATGGTTGGGTAGGAATTAGATATCAGGTAGATCCTAAAGAAGAATATAATGAAATCCTATTACACGTAAGATTTCATGAAAATGATGCCCGCCACCAGCAAAACACTTTAGGAATACTAGGTGTCAACCTTATTTACGGCGCTTATTACAAGTACGACAATCCTAAAAAATTACTACGTTACCTATATGATCATATAGACAAGGATCAAATCGAGATCGACACGATCAATTTCTCAGGTCCTCGTTTCGAGAATGTTGATAACAGGCTAATGAGCTTACAGCTAGTTAAGAATGGAATGACCGATGCAGTAATGTTCGGTCCTGACGGTAACAATGTTCTTCCAGCAAAAATACTTTATAAAAAGAATATCCTGGCCCTGCGTGGTAGCTTTAGACCTGTTACTAAAGTAAATATGGATATGTATGAGAGATCAAAAGAATTGTTCTTTAACGAGAGTAAAGTTTCTGAAGAAAATACTGAGATCATCTTTGAGATCACGCTGTCCAACTTAAGGGCTGAAGGTGAAATAGACGAACGTGACTTTATGGACAGAGCTGAGCTCTTATGTTCTCTAGGTCAAACAGTTATGATTTCTAACTTCCAGGAATACTTTAAGGTAGTCGAATACTTCTCCAGATACTCCAAACAACGTATGGGTCTTACTATGGGTGTTCAGAATCTGGTTGATGTATTTGATGAAAAATACTATAGACATCTTAGCGGAGGTATTCTTGAGGCCTTCGGAAAATTATTCTTTAAAGATCTGAAGGTTTATTTATATCCACTGAAAGATGAAGAAACTGGTGAGCTTACTACCAGCGAAAATCTAAAAGTACACCCAAGAATGAAAGAATTATTTAAGTTCTTTAAATACAATGGACGTGTTGAGGATATCAAGAATTACAATCCAGAAACGCTGAATGTTTATTCCCGGGAAGTTCTGAAAATGATAAGCGAAGGAAAAAGTGGCTGGGAAGATATGCTGCCTGAAAAAACTACAAAAATGATCAAGGAGCAGAACCTGTTTCATTATAAGGAGCATAAAGAACAGGCGAAGTCAGAGGTCTAAACTTGATAATAATATAAAACATAAAAAAGCTGTTCTAACGAACAGCTATTTTTTATGCTTTGCTTTCCGAAGAAAAAACCCTTAGGCGATTCTGGTGATCTTCGCTCCAATCGCTTTTAATCTTTCTTCAATATTTTCGTAACCTCTGTCAATTTGCTCGATATTATGTATCGTTGAAGTTCCTTTTGCTGAAAGTGCAGCAATCAATAAGGAGATTCCAGCTCTAATATCTGGAGAGGTCATAGTAGTAGCTTTTAACTGAGATTGAAAGTCATGGCCAATTACTGTAGCTCTATGTGGATCACAAAGTATGATCTTGGCTCCCATGTCAATAAGTTTATCTACAAAGAACAACCTGCTTTCAAACATCTTCTGATGTATCAAAACACTCCCCCTTGCTTGAGTAGCAATTACAAGTATAATACTTAAAAGATCTGGTGTAAATCCTGGCCATGGAGCATCACTGATATTCATGATCGATCCATCAATAAAGCTTTGCACCTCATAACCTTCAGAATGTGCAGGTATAAAAATATCGTCACCTTTTCTTTCAACCGTAATCCCCAGTTTCCTGAAAGTAGTAGGGATGATACCCAACATATCCCAGTTTACATTCTTTATGGTGATCTCACTTTTGGTCATAGCGGCAAGGCCAATCCATGATCCAATTTCGATCATATCTGGAAGAATTGTATGATCACAACCTCCTAGCTTCTCTACACCGTCTATAATAAGCATGTTAGAACCAATTCCACTAATGTTGGCACCCATGCGGTTCATCATTAGGCACAACTGCTGTAAATACGGTTCGCAGGCTGCATTATAAATAGTCGTTTTTCCTTTAGCTAGTACTGCAGCCATCACTATATTAGCAGTTCCGGTTACTGAAGCTTCTTCCAGTAACATATAACTTCCAGTTAGACCCTCAGGAGCTTCAACTCCGTAAAAACGTTCTTCTTTGTTATATCTGAAATCTGCACCAAGTTTCATAAAACCTTCGAAGTGAGTATCTAGCCTGCGTCGACCAATTTTGTCACCACCCGGTTTCGGAATAAAGCCTTTCCCAAATCTTCCAAGCATAGGTCCAACGATCATGATAGAACCCCTAAGTCCTCCTCCATCGATCTTAAACTGTTCACTATTAAGATAATCCATGTCCAGATCATCACTCTGAAAGGAGTAACTTCCTTTACCCAGCTTTTCGATTTTAACGCCTAGATTTTTTAGTAAGTTGATAAGTTTGTTAACGTCCAGGATATCTGGAATGTTATTGATAACCACTTTCTCATCGGTTAGCAATACTGCACATAAAATTTGCAGCGCTTCGTTTTTTGCTCCCTGAGGTTGTATTTCCCCGCTCAAACGATGACCGCCTTCTATTTGAAATGTTCCCATTAAAGAAAATATTAGTGGCGTTTGCGACCAGGCTTGCGGCCGCCGGAATGCTTTTTGTTTTTTGAGTATTTCTTCTTGTTCGATCCGCTTCCACGAATAAGCTCTGAAGCCTGGGTTAGATCCTCATCTGCATTTTTTAGATTGATCTTTCCACCACTCAATTCTTTTAAATGATTAATGATGACTTCATCGTCTACAGAATCACGATTCCAGTTCAGGTAAGATTTTTTCATATGATTGGCGATAGTCATCACCAGGGCATCTTTAAAATCACCTTCTTCCTTATCCTTTGCCGCATCGATCATGCGCTTGATATTGTTTCCGTAGAACCTGTACTTAGGATTATTCTCAGGATAGTCAAGCATTTCAGGACGCTCTGTAAGCATTTCCCTCGTCGGCTTTGGAAAAGGAGACTCAACATCTAGCTTAAAATCACTTATTATAAATAACTGATCCCATAATTTATGCTGAAAATCTGGCACATCACGAAGATGCGGATTCATATTACCCATTACAGCAATAATTGAATTAGCAACTTTGTTACGTTCTTTATCATCTTCGATTTCTACAGCATGTTCGACCATTTTCTGCAAATGTCTGCCATATTCAGGAATGATCAGTTTACTCCTTTCAGAGTTATATTCTAAAGCGTTTGTCAAAATTGAGATTTAATTAGGTAATTTAATAGAAGTTTTCTCCTGCGTGCAAAATACTAAATATTCAGTAAGAATGACAAGAAAATAGCGCAATTGTGCGATCATTAAAGAGAAATAACCCTTTCAACTTTATCAGCGACCTCCTTATATTTAGCAATCACATGATCAGGATCTTTCATCCTAACGTTAATAGAAACACTGGTATACGTACCTTTTTTAGATTGTTTGGTATTGATCACAGCTCCCATGTTATCAAATATATCTTCAACCTGTGTTACCTTCTCCCCTTTTGTGGGAACAATAAATTTGTAAAGATATTCTGCAGGCCACATTGCCGTATCCTGAAGCTGTTTTTTAAGTTTTGCGTAAAATTCCTCCGGATTTGTCGAATCACTCATAGTTTTCTCCTTCTTTTATGACAAAGATACAAGGAAAGACAACATTTTTATAATCAAATTCATTTACCGAAATTTGCCGGGTGAAAACTATGAAAATTGTTATTACCGGTGGACCCGGTACTGGAAAGTCTTCCATCATACACGAACTGGAAGCCAAAGGAGAAAACTGTATCCATGAGATCTCCAGGCAGGTAACCCTTGAAGCAAAAAGAGATGGTATCGATCAGCTCTTCCTGGAGCAGCCCTTACTATTCAGTGAAAAATTACTTGAAGGGAGATTAAATCAGTTTAAGGAAGCTTCTAATTCCTCAGCGAATCGCATCTTTCTTGATCGTGGATTGCCCGATGTGGTTGCCTATATGGATTATTTTGACACTGTTTATCCTGAGATATTCAGTGCGACCTGTGAGGAGCATGCCTATGATAAAGTTTTTATCTTACCACCATGGAAGGAGATCTACAAAAGCGATAATGAGCGTTACGAAACCTATGAAGAAGCTGTACGAATTTCAGAACATTTGTATGACACTTACAGGCGCTTTGGCTATAGTCCTATTGAAATTCCTAAAGCAAGTGTGGCAGAAAGAACTAAATTTATACTGAACCAACTATAAATCTTTTGCAAACGGAAGCTTTAAAAATTCTAAAAAAATATTGGGGCTTCCAGAAATTCCGGCCTTCACAGCTGGAAGTGATCGAGGCTATCCTCGATGGTCAGGATACGCTGACCTTATTTCCTACCGGCGGTGGGAAGTCTATCTGCTTCCAGGTACCAGCGATGATAAAAGAAGGAATTTGCGTGGTGGTATCACCGCTAATTTCTTTAATGGAAGATCAGGTACAGGCTCTTCAAAAAAGGAATATCAAAGCGATGGCCATCACCGGCGGAATCAGCTATGCCGATCTGGATAGAAATCTTGACAATTGCATCTTCGGAAATTTCAAATTTCTATACCTCTCTCCGGAAAGGCTTCAGCAGGATATAGTCAAGGAACGACTGAAACAAATGAACGTAAACCTGATCGCTGTAGATGAAGCGCATTGTATTTCTCAATGGGGACATGATTTCAGGCCAGCTTACCGTAATATTTCAGAAGTTAGGGAAATTATACCTGAAGTACCTGTTGCAGCATTTACGGCTACGGCAACGAAAA from Christiangramia sp. OXR-203 harbors:
- a CDS encoding alpha/beta hydrolase, translated to MQENFVLDHIIRKPKVSVENAPALILLHGYGSDENDLFSFADEMPEELFIISAKAPYPMQPYGNAWYAIHFDNENGKFSDDIQAIKSRDTITTFIDQVIENYPVDASKINLLGFSQGSILSYAVALTYPEKVDNVIALSGYINKEIFGQDYLKNDLSQLSFYCSHGSADQVIPVDWARRTKPFLENLGVDFTYSEFPVGHGVAPQNFFELKEWLKKKL
- a CDS encoding MBL fold metallo-hydrolase; this encodes MEVTFLGTGTSQGIPIIGVDHPVCYSDDPRDKRLRVSVLVNWKGKNILIDCGPDFRQQMLANNVKKLDAIFYTHEHNDHTAGLDDIRPYFFRQGDIPIFAHERVLNSLRRKFDYIFTSEDRYPGAPAVIENVVRNEEFQFEGLNVLPVDFKHNKLQVFGYRMGDFAYLTDIKTITEEEIAKLKNLKVLVVSALRREPHHSHFNLEEALEFVKMVKPERTYFTHISHMLGFHAEVEEELPENVHLAYDNLKIEI
- a CDS encoding TonB-dependent receptor, with the translated sequence MPITIMGDKEFENVPSINSKALRINLNENIYGTFSEIGAGQETVRNFFRAGGASGTIAKAMSAYDKDFSDAIYGVEDDRRYVTEARLKKMLSHETHLIEERISREKHPNKLFFTYANTVATIDFAKKYKGHGWVGIRYQVDPKEEYNEILLHVRFHENDARHQQNTLGILGVNLIYGAYYKYDNPKKLLRYLYDHIDKDQIEIDTINFSGPRFENVDNRLMSLQLVKNGMTDAVMFGPDGNNVLPAKILYKKNILALRGSFRPVTKVNMDMYERSKELFFNESKVSEENTEIIFEITLSNLRAEGEIDERDFMDRAELLCSLGQTVMISNFQEYFKVVEYFSRYSKQRMGLTMGVQNLVDVFDEKYYRHLSGGILEAFGKLFFKDLKVYLYPLKDEETGELTTSENLKVHPRMKELFKFFKYNGRVEDIKNYNPETLNVYSREVLKMISEGKSGWEDMLPEKTTKMIKEQNLFHYKEHKEQAKSEV
- the murA gene encoding UDP-N-acetylglucosamine 1-carboxyvinyltransferase, with protein sequence MGTFQIEGGHRLSGEIQPQGAKNEALQILCAVLLTDEKVVINNIPDILDVNKLINLLKNLGVKIEKLGKGSYSFQSDDLDMDYLNSEQFKIDGGGLRGSIMIVGPMLGRFGKGFIPKPGGDKIGRRRLDTHFEGFMKLGADFRYNKEERFYGVEAPEGLTGSYMLLEEASVTGTANIVMAAVLAKGKTTIYNAACEPYLQQLCLMMNRMGANISGIGSNMLIIDGVEKLGGCDHTILPDMIEIGSWIGLAAMTKSEITIKNVNWDMLGIIPTTFRKLGITVERKGDDIFIPAHSEGYEVQSFIDGSIMNISDAPWPGFTPDLLSIILVIATQARGSVLIHQKMFESRLFFVDKLIDMGAKIILCDPHRATVIGHDFQSQLKATTMTSPDIRAGISLLIAALSAKGTSTIHNIEQIDRGYENIEERLKAIGAKITRIA
- a CDS encoding DUF4290 domain-containing protein; protein product: MTNALEYNSERSKLIIPEYGRHLQKMVEHAVEIEDDKERNKVANSIIAVMGNMNPHLRDVPDFQHKLWDQLFIISDFKLDVESPFPKPTREMLTERPEMLDYPENNPKYRFYGNNIKRMIDAAKDKEEGDFKDALVMTIANHMKKSYLNWNRDSVDDEVIINHLKELSGGKINLKNADEDLTQASELIRGSGSNKKKYSKNKKHSGGRKPGRKRH
- a CDS encoding DUF493 family protein, with translation MSDSTNPEEFYAKLKKQLQDTAMWPAEYLYKFIVPTKGEKVTQVEDIFDNMGAVINTKQSKKGTYTSVSINVRMKDPDHVIAKYKEVADKVERVISL
- a CDS encoding ATP-binding protein → MKTMKIVITGGPGTGKSSIIHELEAKGENCIHEISRQVTLEAKRDGIDQLFLEQPLLFSEKLLEGRLNQFKEASNSSANRIFLDRGLPDVVAYMDYFDTVYPEIFSATCEEHAYDKVFILPPWKEIYKSDNERYETYEEAVRISEHLYDTYRRFGYSPIEIPKASVAERTKFILNQL